The Rhizobium leguminosarum genome includes a region encoding these proteins:
- a CDS encoding GNAT family N-acetyltransferase has translation MTEIEDSEISLMRPSVVTIRAAKPRDLPELGEMIALLAAHHGDAAATKPEQLERDLFGPVPWINALVAETGEGLIGYAILVPLYRAQEGKRGMDLHHLFVRDGHRGHGTGQLLVDRARETARNAGCGYLSVSAATGNVLAHRFYEQLDFTPRPVTGMRYMQSIA, from the coding sequence ATGACCGAAATCGAAGACAGCGAAATTTCACTGATGCGCCCATCGGTGGTGACCATCCGAGCCGCCAAGCCGCGCGACCTGCCCGAACTCGGCGAGATGATCGCCCTGCTTGCCGCCCATCACGGCGATGCGGCGGCGACAAAGCCGGAGCAGTTGGAGCGCGACCTCTTCGGGCCCGTGCCCTGGATCAATGCGCTGGTCGCCGAGACCGGCGAAGGGCTGATCGGCTACGCCATTCTTGTGCCGCTCTACAGGGCGCAGGAAGGCAAGCGCGGCATGGACCTGCACCATCTCTTCGTGCGCGACGGCCATCGCGGCCACGGCACCGGCCAGCTGCTCGTCGACCGGGCGCGCGAGACCGCCCGCAATGCCGGCTGCGGCTACCTTTCCGTCAGCGCCGCGACCGGAAACGTGCTGGCGCACCGCTTCTACGAACAACTGGATTTCACCCCGCGTCCGGTGACCGGCATGCGCTACATGCAGTCGATCGCCTAA
- a CDS encoding sulfite exporter TauE/SafE family protein has protein sequence MTSDIFFFIVVGFCAQIVDGALGMAFGVLSTTSLLAFGVPAANASAMTHVAEMFTTAASGISHAYHRNVDWRLVARLAPAGMIGGAIGAYLLSNIDGKAIEPFVSAYLIAIGLVILYKAFRPPPKRDVRDWMVPPVGLFGGVLDAIGGGGWGPIVTSSLVSRGHDLKRVIGSTNFTEFAVTLTISLTFILTLGWSELDSAIGLIIGGVIAAPFGAILVKRLPVRPLMVAVSMIIIGTSAIRLL, from the coding sequence ATGACATCGGATATCTTCTTCTTCATCGTCGTGGGTTTCTGCGCGCAGATCGTCGACGGCGCGCTCGGCATGGCCTTCGGCGTGCTGTCGACGACGAGCCTTCTCGCCTTCGGGGTGCCGGCGGCCAATGCCAGCGCCATGACGCATGTGGCGGAAATGTTCACCACCGCCGCCTCGGGCATCTCGCATGCCTATCATCGCAACGTCGACTGGCGTCTGGTGGCGCGGCTCGCACCGGCAGGCATGATCGGCGGCGCGATCGGGGCCTATCTGCTTTCCAATATTGACGGCAAGGCGATCGAGCCCTTCGTATCGGCCTATCTGATCGCGATCGGGCTGGTGATTCTCTACAAGGCATTTCGGCCGCCGCCGAAGCGGGATGTTCGCGACTGGATGGTGCCGCCGGTCGGGCTTTTCGGCGGCGTGCTCGATGCGATCGGCGGCGGCGGCTGGGGGCCGATCGTCACCAGTTCGCTCGTCAGCCGCGGCCACGACCTGAAGCGGGTGATCGGCTCGACCAATTTCACCGAATTCGCGGTGACGCTGACGATTTCCCTGACCTTCATCCTGACGCTCGGCTGGTCGGAGCTCGATTCGGCGATCGGCCTGATCATCGGAGGCGTCATTGCCGCCCCCTTCGGCGCGATCCTCGTCAAACGGCTGCCGGTGCGGCCGCTGATGGTGGCGGTGTCGATGATCATCATCGGCACTTCGGCGATACGGCTCCTGTAA
- a CDS encoding glutathione S-transferase family protein: protein MPDFKLHCFALSGNCYKVALFLTLAGIEWESIFVDYLGGETRTEEWRKTINEQGEAPVLEHGQTKISQSGIILDYLSEVTGQFGAQTAEERRDVMRWILFDNHKFTSYYATLRFMYGLQKSGETPVVEFLRLRAKAAYAIVDEHLAHRAFMVGDRLTIADLSLAGYVFMPEETGIDHSAFPAIAAWKDRISNMPGWRHPYDLMPGPTSL, encoded by the coding sequence ATGCCAGATTTCAAACTACATTGCTTCGCTCTCTCGGGGAACTGTTACAAGGTCGCTCTCTTCCTCACGCTTGCCGGCATCGAATGGGAAAGCATTTTCGTTGATTATCTGGGCGGCGAAACGCGAACTGAAGAATGGCGAAAAACCATCAACGAACAGGGCGAAGCGCCTGTGCTCGAACATGGGCAAACCAAGATCAGCCAATCGGGGATTATCCTGGACTACTTGTCAGAGGTGACAGGCCAGTTTGGCGCGCAGACGGCCGAAGAACGACGCGACGTCATGCGCTGGATCCTTTTCGACAACCATAAATTCACGAGCTATTACGCGACGCTGAGGTTCATGTATGGCCTGCAGAAGAGCGGCGAGACACCAGTCGTCGAGTTTTTGAGACTGAGGGCTAAAGCTGCCTATGCCATTGTTGACGAACACTTGGCCCATCGGGCCTTCATGGTCGGCGACCGGCTGACGATCGCGGACCTCTCTCTGGCGGGCTACGTCTTCATGCCGGAGGAAACCGGGATCGATCACAGCGCCTTTCCGGCAATCGCAGCCTGGAAAGATCGTATCAGCAACATGCCCGGCTGGCGCCATCCCTATGATCTCATGCCTGGTCCTACATCCCTATAA
- a CDS encoding c-type cytochrome — MNWKAAAAAVAMAGMAFGSVTAADGTHDSRVALMKQIGGSAGALAAIAKGTKPYDAEAVKAALTTIATTAKVFPDQFKPGTETGDEAASPKIWENMDDFKARAAKLSADAETALAQLPADPAAIGATMNTLGANCAGCHKAYRLGK, encoded by the coding sequence ATGAATTGGAAAGCAGCAGCTGCGGCCGTGGCGATGGCGGGAATGGCCTTCGGTTCGGTGACCGCGGCCGACGGCACCCATGATTCGCGCGTTGCGTTGATGAAGCAGATCGGCGGTTCGGCCGGGGCCTTAGCAGCCATCGCCAAGGGCACCAAGCCCTATGACGCCGAAGCGGTGAAGGCGGCGCTGACGACGATCGCCACAACGGCCAAGGTCTTCCCCGACCAGTTCAAGCCGGGCACGGAGACCGGCGACGAGGCAGCGAGCCCGAAGATCTGGGAAAACATGGACGACTTCAAGGCGCGCGCCGCCAAACTCTCTGCTGATGCCGAAACCGCGCTGGCTCAGCTTCCGGCCGATCCCGCAGCCATTGGTGCGACGATGAACACGCTCGGGGCCAATTGCGCCGGCTGTCACAAGGCCTATCGCCTCGGCAAGTGA
- a CDS encoding helix-turn-helix transcriptional regulator — protein MRKASRLFEIIQILRLARKPMTAAAMAETLEVTVRSIYRDIAALQAMRVPIEGGRGIGYIMRPGFDLPPLMFSIEEMEAIVLSLALLERTADEELKQAARRVNRKISGAVPAPLRQAMDNKALYAWGSIAQPAGFDLAIVRRAIRDERKLMLGYRDELGRASERTIRPIALIYYSQTANIVAWCELRQAIRNFRSDRVEHCATAEDFFKGDGDRLRELWTSGWTEKAVPV, from the coding sequence ATGCGCAAGGCCTCGCGGCTTTTCGAGATCATTCAGATCCTCAGGCTGGCAAGAAAGCCGATGACGGCGGCGGCGATGGCGGAGACGCTCGAAGTGACCGTGCGCTCGATCTATCGCGACATCGCCGCGCTTCAGGCAATGCGGGTGCCGATCGAGGGTGGGCGCGGCATCGGCTACATCATGCGGCCGGGCTTCGACCTGCCGCCGCTGATGTTCTCGATCGAGGAGATGGAGGCGATCGTGCTGTCACTGGCGCTGCTCGAACGGACGGCGGACGAGGAGCTGAAACAGGCCGCGCGCCGGGTCAACCGGAAGATATCAGGCGCCGTGCCGGCGCCGCTGCGCCAGGCAATGGACAACAAGGCGCTTTACGCCTGGGGCTCGATTGCGCAGCCGGCAGGCTTCGACCTTGCGATCGTGCGCCGCGCGATCCGCGACGAACGCAAGCTGATGCTCGGCTACCGCGACGAGCTCGGCCGCGCAAGCGAGCGGACGATCCGGCCGATCGCGCTGATCTATTATTCGCAGACCGCCAATATCGTCGCCTGGTGCGAATTACGCCAGGCGATCCGCAATTTCCGCAGCGACCGGGTGGAGCACTGCGCGACAGCTGAGGATTTCTTCAAGGGCGACGGCGACCGGCTGCGGGAACTCTGGACCAGCGGTTGGACGGAGAAAGCTGTGCCGGTTTGA
- a CDS encoding metallophosphoesterase, producing MSSSSSPPFRFGIIADPQYGAIAPHVAMDRYYANSLAKVTEAIEVFNDEELSFVMTLGDVIDRSFSSFDDILPVYGKLRHEALFLLGNHDFSVSSGHLSEVAARLGMPSPYYSFLRHGWRFIVLDGNEVSIFAPPEGHHHRALAAEMLAELQAKGARNAHRWNAALSDEQFAWLGDEIAKAAEAGEKVIVMNHYPVHPPSEHGMWDSERIVALLASSSNVVAYLNGHDHVGNYGMAGPCHFVNFKGVVDTETQNAFAIVEVHASSIEIRGFGREVSRTLAY from the coding sequence ATGTCTTCTTCCTCTTCTCCCCCATTCCGTTTCGGCATCATCGCCGACCCGCAATATGGAGCGATCGCGCCGCATGTTGCCATGGATCGTTATTACGCCAACAGCCTTGCCAAGGTTACCGAGGCGATCGAGGTCTTCAATGACGAGGAATTGAGCTTCGTCATGACCCTCGGCGATGTCATCGACCGCAGCTTTTCAAGCTTCGACGATATCCTGCCGGTCTACGGCAAGCTGAGGCACGAGGCGCTCTTCCTGCTCGGTAATCACGATTTCTCGGTCTCGTCGGGGCACCTGTCCGAAGTCGCCGCGCGTCTCGGCATGCCGTCGCCCTATTACAGCTTTTTGCGCCATGGCTGGCGCTTTATCGTGCTCGACGGCAACGAGGTCAGCATCTTCGCCCCGCCCGAAGGCCATCATCATCGCGCCCTTGCCGCTGAGATGCTGGCGGAGCTGCAGGCCAAAGGTGCGAGGAATGCCCATCGCTGGAATGCCGCGCTGAGCGACGAGCAGTTCGCCTGGCTCGGAGATGAAATCGCAAAAGCGGCCGAGGCCGGCGAGAAAGTGATTGTCATGAATCACTATCCGGTGCATCCGCCCAGCGAGCACGGCATGTGGGATAGCGAGCGCATCGTCGCGCTGCTCGCCTCCAGCAGCAATGTCGTTGCCTATCTCAACGGCCATGACCACGTCGGCAATTACGGCATGGCCGGCCCTTGTCACTTCGTCAATTTCAAGGGCGTGGTCGATACCGAGACGCAAAACGCCTTCGCGATAGTCGAGGTCCATGCCTCCAGCATCGAAATCCGCGGCTTCGGCCGCGAGGTGAGCCGCACGCTGGCCTATTAG
- a CDS encoding IS630 family transposase has protein sequence MNIKFHIELSQSERDQLAALLSGGCHRSRKIKRAQILVAANEGFSDEVIAATLNVSGSTIYRTKRRFVEANLEGALSEEPRPGVERKLSSKEEALLVATACSKPPPGRARWTLELLADEMVRLTDHDQLSSETVRRRLAENHLKPWRKDMWCIPKIDGEYVARMEDVLDLYAETPDPQRPVVCFDESPTQLIGEVREPIAAKPGQLERYDCEYRRNGTVNLFVFMDAHRPWRRVKVTDRRTNQDFAECMRELVDVDYPDAPIIRVVMDNLSTHSAGALYDAFPAPQARRVLKRLEFHHTPKHASWLNMVEIEIGVLRSQCLDRRIDNKDTIIAEVAAWEQQRNAHGAKIQWMFTTENARKKLRKAYPVKES, from the coding sequence ATGAATATAAAGTTTCACATAGAGCTTAGCCAATCGGAACGTGACCAACTGGCCGCTTTGTTGAGCGGGGGGTGCCACAGGTCGCGCAAGATCAAGCGCGCCCAGATCCTGGTCGCAGCGAACGAAGGCTTCAGCGACGAGGTGATCGCGGCAACCTTGAACGTCAGCGGATCGACGATTTACCGGACCAAACGCCGGTTTGTGGAAGCCAATCTGGAAGGGGCGCTCAGCGAAGAACCGCGCCCGGGTGTTGAGCGCAAGCTATCGAGCAAGGAGGAGGCGCTGTTGGTAGCGACCGCCTGCTCAAAGCCGCCGCCCGGGCGAGCCCGCTGGACCCTGGAGCTTCTGGCAGATGAGATGGTCCGGCTCACCGATCATGACCAGTTGTCCTCGGAGACCGTGCGTCGCCGGCTGGCTGAGAACCATCTCAAGCCTTGGCGCAAAGACATGTGGTGCATCCCAAAGATCGATGGGGAATACGTCGCGCGCATGGAGGATGTTCTCGACCTCTACGCAGAAACGCCTGATCCACAAAGGCCCGTGGTCTGCTTCGACGAGAGCCCGACCCAACTCATCGGCGAAGTGCGCGAGCCCATTGCGGCCAAGCCTGGCCAGCTTGAACGCTACGATTGCGAGTATCGCCGAAACGGCACGGTCAATCTGTTTGTCTTCATGGACGCCCACCGGCCCTGGCGCAGGGTGAAGGTCACCGATCGGCGAACCAACCAAGACTTCGCCGAGTGCATGCGCGAACTGGTCGACGTCGATTATCCCGACGCGCCGATCATCCGCGTGGTGATGGACAACCTCTCCACTCATTCCGCCGGGGCGCTTTACGACGCATTTCCCGCCCCGCAAGCTCGAAGGGTGCTGAAGCGACTGGAGTTCCACCACACGCCCAAGCACGCCAGTTGGCTCAACATGGTCGAGATCGAGATCGGTGTCCTGCGTAGCCAATGCCTCGACCGTCGTATCGACAACAAAGACACCATAATCGCCGAAGTCGCAGCCTGGGAGCAGCAACGCAACGCCCACGGCGCAAAGATCCAATGGATGTTCACAACCGAAAATGCCCGCAAAAAGCTCCGTAAAGCTTACCCCGTCAAAGAGTCATAA
- a CDS encoding cytochrome c gives MVRRFIRVLLCLIGVAILGGGAFYLVTAPDPLPESHWAGLGAPDPANGQAVFWAGGCVSCHAAPGSEGDTKLTLAGGLALKSPFGTFHVPNISPDEKAGIGTWTLAEFGNAMKRGVGPGGQHLYPSFPYGSYSRMSDKDVNDLFAFLKTLPKSANVAPPHELPFPYNIRLALGGWKLLYLNDQPRVALAKSDDKIKRGQYLVEGPGHCGECHTPRDALGGFKADQWLAGAPNPEGKGRIPDITPASKSIGGWSEADIVSYLETGFTPDFDSVGGQMVDVQQNIARLPASDREAIAAYLKAVPGR, from the coding sequence ATGGTCCGCAGGTTCATCCGGGTACTGCTCTGTCTGATCGGCGTCGCCATCCTCGGCGGAGGCGCCTTCTATCTCGTCACCGCACCCGATCCACTGCCGGAAAGCCACTGGGCGGGTCTCGGCGCACCGGATCCGGCAAACGGCCAGGCGGTCTTCTGGGCGGGCGGCTGTGTCAGCTGTCATGCCGCGCCCGGTTCCGAAGGCGATACCAAGCTGACACTTGCAGGCGGGCTGGCACTGAAGAGCCCCTTCGGGACCTTCCACGTGCCGAACATCTCACCCGATGAAAAGGCCGGCATCGGCACCTGGACGCTTGCTGAGTTCGGCAATGCGATGAAGCGCGGCGTCGGCCCGGGCGGGCAGCATCTCTACCCGTCCTTCCCCTATGGCTCCTATTCCCGCATGAGCGACAAGGACGTCAACGATCTCTTCGCCTTCCTAAAGACGCTGCCGAAGAGCGCCAACGTCGCGCCCCCGCATGAACTGCCCTTTCCTTACAACATCCGGCTTGCGCTCGGCGGCTGGAAGCTTCTCTATCTCAACGATCAGCCGCGCGTCGCGCTCGCCAAGAGCGACGACAAGATCAAGCGCGGGCAATATCTCGTCGAAGGCCCCGGCCATTGCGGCGAATGCCATACGCCGCGTGATGCGCTCGGCGGCTTCAAGGCGGATCAGTGGCTTGCCGGCGCGCCCAATCCGGAAGGCAAGGGCCGCATACCCGATATCACCCCGGCCTCCAAGAGCATCGGCGGCTGGAGCGAGGCCGATATCGTGAGCTACCTCGAAACCGGCTTCACGCCCGATTTCGATTCCGTCGGCGGCCAGATGGTCGATGTGCAGCAGAACATCGCCCGCCTGCCGGCCTCCGATCGCGAGGCGATCGCCGCCTATCTGAAGGCGGTGCCGGGGCGTTAA
- a CDS encoding class I SAM-dependent methyltransferase: MSELRSRAEDQQKIYQRWAPVYDRVYRGILRDGHRKLAVLAAAAGTDILEIGVGTGLTLGHYPRHCRVTGIDISEHMIARAREKAKREKLEHVQALEVMDAHALTFADRSFDAVCLPFVITLIPEPERALDECARVLRPGGEIILASKLGDGAGLQGAIETAVAPLVRHIGWSSAFRIHRIVAWAERRGDFAAADILPVFPNGFFKIIRLKQRGLAG, from the coding sequence ATGTCAGAGCTTCGCAGCAGGGCGGAAGATCAGCAGAAAATCTATCAGCGCTGGGCACCGGTCTATGACCGGGTTTATCGCGGCATCCTGCGCGATGGCCACCGCAAGCTTGCAGTCCTGGCCGCTGCGGCTGGCACCGACATCCTGGAGATCGGCGTCGGCACCGGCCTGACGCTCGGGCATTACCCGCGCCACTGCCGGGTGACCGGCATCGACATTTCCGAACACATGATCGCGCGGGCGCGTGAAAAGGCGAAACGCGAAAAGCTTGAGCATGTGCAGGCGCTGGAGGTGATGGATGCGCATGCGCTCACCTTTGCCGACCGGTCTTTCGATGCGGTCTGCCTGCCCTTCGTCATCACGCTCATCCCTGAACCCGAACGGGCGCTGGACGAATGCGCCAGGGTGCTGAGGCCGGGCGGCGAGATCATCCTCGCCAGCAAGCTTGGCGACGGCGCCGGTCTGCAGGGCGCCATCGAGACGGCGGTGGCGCCGCTGGTGCGTCACATCGGCTGGTCCTCCGCCTTCCGCATTCACCGCATCGTCGCCTGGGCCGAGCGCCGCGGCGATTTTGCCGCTGCCGATATCCTGCCGGTCTTTCCCAACGGCTTCTTCAAGATCATCCGGCTGAAGCAGCGCGGACTTGCCGGTTGA
- the dmeF gene encoding CDF family Co(II)/Ni(II) efflux transporter DmeF, which yields MSAGIDKAGIDALEHDHVFLGTDHARNERRIWLVIALTAVMMVAEIAAGTIYGSMALVADGWHMSTHASALLISALAYLFARRQARNPRFTFGTGKLGDLAGFASAIVLALIALLMGWESLLRLSNPVPIGFTQAIAVAVIGLAVNLVSAWLLAGGGHVAHGDHAHHGHGNHAHAHGHHHHGHGDHAHHAKTGDNNIRAAYLHVIADALTSVLAIAALTLGSLYGWLWLDPLMGIVGGLVIANWSWSLMKSSGGVLLDVVPEGETLPAEIRGAIETEDDRITDLHVWQVGPGHHAAIVAVLTSQPRDPAFYKGRLSALGELSHVTVEVTRAA from the coding sequence ATGAGTGCCGGAATCGACAAAGCTGGAATTGATGCCCTGGAACACGATCACGTCTTCCTCGGCACTGACCATGCGCGCAACGAGCGGCGCATCTGGCTGGTGATTGCGCTGACGGCGGTGATGATGGTGGCGGAAATCGCTGCCGGCACCATCTACGGCTCGATGGCGCTCGTCGCCGATGGCTGGCACATGTCGACCCATGCCAGTGCCCTGCTGATTTCCGCACTCGCCTATCTCTTCGCCCGCCGGCAGGCGCGTAATCCGCGTTTCACTTTCGGCACCGGCAAGCTCGGCGATCTCGCCGGCTTCGCCAGCGCCATCGTTCTCGCGTTGATCGCCCTGCTGATGGGCTGGGAAAGCCTGCTGCGCCTTTCCAATCCCGTGCCGATCGGCTTTACCCAGGCGATCGCCGTGGCGGTGATCGGCCTTGCCGTCAATCTGGTGAGCGCCTGGCTGCTTGCCGGCGGCGGTCATGTCGCGCATGGCGATCATGCGCATCACGGGCATGGCAATCATGCCCATGCCCATGGCCATCATCATCATGGACATGGCGACCATGCCCACCACGCAAAGACCGGCGACAACAATATCCGCGCCGCCTATCTGCATGTCATCGCCGATGCCCTGACCTCCGTGCTCGCCATTGCGGCGCTGACGCTCGGCAGTCTCTACGGCTGGCTCTGGCTCGATCCCTTGATGGGCATCGTCGGCGGGTTGGTGATCGCCAATTGGTCCTGGAGCCTGATGAAATCCTCGGGCGGCGTCCTTCTCGACGTCGTTCCCGAAGGCGAGACGCTGCCAGCCGAAATCCGCGGCGCCATCGAGACGGAGGATGATCGGATCACCGATCTGCATGTCTGGCAGGTCGGCCCTGGCCATCATGCCGCGATCGTCGCCGTCCTCACCTCGCAGCCGCGCGACCCGGCTTTCTACAAGGGCAGGCTCTCGGCGCTGGGAGAACTGTCGCATGTGACGGTCGAGGTCACGCGCGCCGCATGA
- a CDS encoding LexA family protein, whose amino-acid sequence MNPKMSPSLDPQAATARRGLTQIQGQYLAFIYAYSRIFKQPPAEADMRRHFGVTAPSVHQMVLTLEKAGFISRVPGAARSIQLLIPPEALPILR is encoded by the coding sequence ATGAATCCCAAAATGAGTCCCTCACTTGACCCGCAAGCCGCAACGGCAAGACGGGGCCTTACGCAGATCCAAGGCCAGTACCTGGCCTTCATCTACGCCTACAGCCGCATCTTCAAACAGCCTCCGGCCGAAGCCGACATGCGTCGCCACTTCGGCGTTACGGCTCCGTCTGTTCACCAGATGGTGCTGACCCTCGAGAAGGCGGGTTTTATATCTCGCGTGCCAGGCGCCGCACGCAGCATCCAACTTCTCATCCCACCAGAAGCCCTGCCAATTCTACGATAA
- a CDS encoding c-type cytochrome, whose translation MPCSSALAPFVIAALAALGPLPAGAQNNAAPPPAAISHKAKLCQMCHGRKGLPTVKNTPIIAGQHESSLLIALQEYRNGARTDDLMGRIAKNLSDDDMKALAAYFSALPWPAYREPADAASITRLQALDAGKKCTSCHREGFVGYANTPRVANQKLDYLIKTLSDFHDNKRPHVPRMTALVRNFSADDIAAMAYYLAGL comes from the coding sequence ATGCCCTGCAGCAGCGCGCTCGCTCCGTTCGTCATCGCCGCTCTCGCGGCCCTCGGTCCGCTGCCGGCTGGAGCGCAGAACAATGCTGCGCCACCGCCGGCGGCAATCTCCCACAAGGCCAAGCTTTGCCAGATGTGTCACGGTAGGAAAGGTCTGCCGACTGTTAAGAACACGCCGATCATCGCCGGCCAGCACGAGTCCTCTTTGCTGATAGCTTTGCAGGAATATCGCAATGGAGCGCGCACCGACGACCTCATGGGCCGGATCGCGAAGAATCTTTCCGACGACGACATGAAGGCGCTTGCGGCCTACTTCTCCGCACTGCCCTGGCCCGCCTACCGCGAGCCGGCCGACGCAGCGAGCATTACCCGCCTCCAAGCGCTCGACGCCGGGAAGAAGTGCACCTCGTGCCACCGGGAGGGTTTCGTCGGATACGCCAACACTCCGCGCGTCGCAAATCAGAAGCTGGACTACCTGATCAAAACCCTCTCCGACTTTCACGACAACAAGCGCCCGCACGTGCCCCGCATGACGGCCTTGGTGCGCAATTTTTCGGCCGACGACATCGCTGCCATGGCTTACTATCTCGCCGGCCTCTGA
- a CDS encoding LysE family translocator has product MNYHENLWLFFTLLFGIIIVPGMDMLFVLANSLTGGVKRGLAATGGIMAGGAVHSAYGAAGVGVLVTMLPQFFNVLLFAGVAYMIWIGISLIRSSITVEAVGPGTACSGWRAFRQGAVTCLVNPKAYIFMFAVYPQFLRPEYGPIWMQGLIMGAMTVVTQFAIYGTLAMTAGRSRDLLVANPDVTAFVGRFAGLLLVAVSAFSLWQGWKSA; this is encoded by the coding sequence ATGAATTACCATGAAAACCTCTGGCTCTTCTTCACCCTTCTCTTCGGCATCATCATCGTGCCGGGCATGGACATGCTCTTCGTGCTCGCCAATTCGCTGACCGGCGGCGTCAAACGCGGGCTGGCGGCGACCGGCGGCATCATGGCCGGCGGCGCGGTGCATTCGGCCTATGGCGCGGCCGGCGTCGGCGTGCTCGTCACCATGCTGCCGCAGTTTTTCAACGTGCTGCTCTTTGCCGGCGTCGCCTACATGATCTGGATCGGTATTTCGCTGATCCGCAGTTCGATCACCGTCGAGGCGGTCGGGCCGGGAACCGCATGCTCCGGCTGGCGCGCCTTCCGCCAGGGCGCCGTCACCTGTCTGGTCAATCCGAAGGCCTATATCTTCATGTTCGCCGTCTATCCGCAGTTCCTGAGGCCGGAATATGGTCCGATCTGGATGCAGGGGCTGATCATGGGCGCCATGACCGTCGTCACCCAGTTCGCCATCTACGGCACGCTGGCGATGACGGCCGGCCGCAGCCGCGATCTGCTCGTCGCCAACCCTGACGTTACGGCCTTTGTCGGCCGCTTCGCCGGACTGCTGCTGGTTGCGGTCTCCGCCTTCAGCCTCTGGCAGGGGTGGAAAAGCGCCTGA
- a CDS encoding nuclear transport factor 2 family protein codes for MSDMRTSREQTVRHLYAAYLDDRKDIVGAMLTEDFTFSSPRDDHIDRATYFERCWPKEPVFRGFDIEFLAIDGDEAVVRYRAEKLDGASFRNIESFRFRGDKIASVDVYFGRNL; via the coding sequence ATGAGCGACATGCGCACATCCCGAGAGCAGACCGTCCGTCATCTCTACGCCGCCTATCTCGACGATCGCAAGGATATCGTCGGCGCCATGTTGACGGAGGATTTCACCTTCTCCAGTCCGCGTGACGACCACATCGACCGGGCGACCTATTTCGAGCGTTGCTGGCCGAAGGAGCCGGTCTTCCGCGGCTTTGACATCGAATTCCTGGCGATCGACGGCGACGAGGCGGTCGTCCGCTACCGTGCGGAAAAACTTGACGGCGCCAGCTTCCGCAACATCGAGAGCTTTCGCTTCCGCGGCGACAAGATCGCTTCCGTGGATGTCTATTTCGGCCGGAATCTGTAA
- the dmeR gene encoding Ni(II)/Co(II)-sensing transcriptional repressor DmeR, whose product MSHTTLQKKKLVARISRLKGQMEAVERALEAERPCGEILQLLASIRGALTGLTGEVLDDHLREHVLNAAGDAARAEAVEEISEVLRTYMR is encoded by the coding sequence ATGTCCCACACCACCCTGCAGAAAAAGAAGCTCGTCGCCCGCATCAGCCGCCTGAAGGGGCAGATGGAGGCGGTTGAGCGGGCGCTCGAGGCGGAGCGCCCCTGCGGTGAGATCCTGCAACTGCTCGCCTCGATCCGCGGCGCCCTGACCGGGCTGACCGGAGAGGTGCTCGACGATCACCTGCGTGAGCATGTGCTGAATGCCGCTGGCGATGCGGCCAGGGCAGAGGCGGTGGAGGAAATATCGGAAGTCTTGAGAACCTATATGCGCTAG
- a CDS encoding superoxide dismutase, which produces MAFELPELPYDYEALAPFMSKETLEFHHDKHHKAYVDNGNKLAAEAGLSDLSLEDVVKKSFGTNAGLFNNAAQHYNHIHFWKWMKKGGGGNKLPGKLEAAFTSDLGGYDKFKADFANAGATQFGSGWAWVSVKNGKLEISKTPNGENPLVHGATPILGVDVWEHSYYIDYRNARPKYLEAFVDSLINWDYVLERYEEATK; this is translated from the coding sequence ATGGCTTTCGAATTGCCTGAACTTCCCTATGACTACGAAGCGCTTGCTCCCTTCATGTCGAAGGAAACGCTGGAGTTCCACCACGACAAGCACCACAAGGCCTATGTCGACAACGGCAACAAGCTCGCCGCCGAAGCCGGTCTTTCGGACCTGTCGCTCGAAGACGTCGTCAAGAAGTCCTTCGGTACCAATGCCGGCCTCTTCAACAACGCGGCCCAGCACTACAACCACATCCATTTCTGGAAGTGGATGAAGAAGGGCGGCGGCGGCAACAAGCTGCCGGGCAAGCTCGAAGCGGCCTTTACGTCCGATCTCGGCGGCTACGACAAGTTCAAGGCCGATTTCGCCAATGCCGGCGCCACCCAGTTCGGCTCCGGCTGGGCCTGGGTTTCCGTCAAGAACGGCAAGCTCGAAATCTCCAAGACCCCGAACGGCGAAAACCCGCTCGTTCACGGCGCCACCCCGATCCTCGGCGTCGACGTCTGGGAGCACTCCTACTACATCGACTATCGCAACGCCCGCCCGAAGTACCTCGAAGCCTTCGTCGACAGCCTGATCAACTGGGACTACGTCCTGGAACGCTACGAAGAAGCCACGAAGTAA